Proteins encoded by one window of Companilactobacillus ginsenosidimutans:
- the rbsD gene encoding D-ribose pyranase, with protein MKKTRVINSDISRVISTMGHFDTLGIGDAGMPVPAGTEKIDLALEAGIPSFMQVLENVLSELQVQKVYLAEEMKVQNPEQLAAVKKVVGDTPIEFIPHEDMKKDLNDTKAFIRTGEETPYSNILLESGVVF; from the coding sequence ATGAAAAAAACTAGAGTTATTAATTCTGACATTTCACGAGTAATTTCAACAATGGGACATTTCGATACACTTGGTATTGGTGACGCTGGTATGCCAGTTCCAGCTGGTACTGAAAAAATTGATTTAGCTCTTGAAGCTGGTATTCCAAGTTTCATGCAAGTTTTAGAAAATGTTTTGAGCGAACTTCAAGTTCAAAAAGTTTATCTTGCTGAAGAAATGAAAGTTCAAAATCCAGAACAATTAGCTGCAGTCAAAAAGGTTGTGGGTGACACTCCAATCGAATTTATTCCACATGAAGATATGAAAAAAGACCTTAATGACACTAAGGCATTTATTCGTACAGGTGAAGAAACACCTTATTCAAACATTCTGCTTGAAAGCGGCGTTGTATTTTAA
- a CDS encoding glycosyltransferase family 2 protein has translation MAEAFKLGIVVPCYNEEEVLPETTKELTHIISNLVNDHKITSDSKIVFVDDGSKDKTWSMIDDFSQQNDFVSGVKLSRNFGHQGALLAGVTSASASCDAVVTIDADLQDDVNAIPKMVDEFIAGSEVVYGVRNNRDTDSSFKRGTAEAFYKFMGWLGVKLVPDSADFRLMSKRACEVLLSYKETNLFLRGIVPLVGFKSAKVYYARKERFAGTSKYPLRKMLKFAIDGITSFSIVPIKMIMGLGFLIVLISIGLLIYTIVQKAHGNVVSGWASMMISIWALGGVQLICISVIGEYVGKIFSEVKQRPRFTIERDIYTEKTLKEEK, from the coding sequence ATGGCAGAAGCATTTAAGTTAGGTATTGTAGTTCCTTGTTATAACGAAGAAGAAGTTCTTCCCGAAACTACCAAGGAACTAACTCATATTATTAGTAATTTAGTTAATGATCACAAAATTACTTCTGATAGTAAAATTGTTTTCGTTGACGATGGAAGTAAAGATAAAACTTGGTCGATGATTGATGATTTCTCGCAACAAAATGATTTTGTCTCAGGGGTCAAATTAAGTCGTAATTTCGGTCACCAAGGTGCACTATTGGCTGGAGTTACTAGCGCATCCGCAAGTTGTGATGCTGTGGTTACGATTGACGCTGATTTACAAGATGATGTAAATGCTATTCCAAAAATGGTTGATGAATTTATTGCAGGCAGTGAAGTTGTCTATGGTGTTAGAAACAATCGTGATACTGACAGCTCATTTAAACGTGGAACTGCTGAAGCTTTTTACAAATTCATGGGTTGGCTAGGTGTCAAATTGGTGCCTGATTCTGCAGACTTTAGATTAATGAGTAAGCGTGCCTGTGAAGTTCTGCTGAGTTACAAGGAGACTAACTTGTTCTTACGAGGAATTGTTCCTTTAGTTGGTTTTAAGTCTGCGAAAGTTTATTATGCACGAAAAGAAAGATTTGCTGGAACATCCAAGTATCCATTGCGTAAAATGCTGAAGTTTGCGATCGATGGAATTACATCATTTTCAATCGTACCAATCAAAATGATTATGGGACTAGGATTTTTAATCGTCTTAATCAGTATTGGCCTGTTAATTTATACAATCGTTCAAAAAGCTCACGGTAATGTTGTAAGTGGTTGGGCATCGATGATGATTTCTATTTGGGCACTTGGCGGTGTACAATTAATTTGTATTAGTGTTATCGGCGAGTATGTCGGTAAAATTTTCAGCGAAGTCAAACAACGTCCAAGATTTACTATCGAACGTGATATTTATACTGAAAAAACTTTAAAAGAAGAAAAATAG
- a CDS encoding WecB/TagA/CpsF family glycosyltransferase codes for MHKNRIDILGTEFDNFTEKQFHELISTDLDNKANKFIVTPNPEIVLSARNNNRFSNIVNNADYVIPDGIGIIKGANMLGTPMHERITGFDTLMFLIEQANKKHLKVYLLGAKPEVIKASADRIKREFTGIDLVGYHDGYFNDNGMVAADIEEKQPDIVLVALGSPKQEYFINKYRDRCTAVWIGVGGSFDVFSGTKKRAPEIIQKLSLEWFYRLVKEPTRIGRMFAIPKYLMLIQKEKRNK; via the coding sequence ATGCACAAAAATAGAATAGATATTTTGGGAACTGAATTCGATAATTTCACGGAAAAACAGTTTCATGAATTAATTAGTACAGACTTGGATAATAAAGCCAACAAATTTATTGTTACTCCAAATCCAGAAATTGTTCTGTCTGCTAGAAATAACAATCGTTTTTCAAATATTGTCAATAATGCCGACTACGTGATCCCTGACGGAATTGGTATTATCAAAGGCGCAAATATGCTTGGTACTCCAATGCATGAACGAATTACCGGTTTTGACACATTGATGTTCTTAATTGAACAAGCTAATAAAAAGCATTTAAAAGTATATTTATTAGGGGCTAAACCAGAAGTAATCAAGGCAAGCGCCGATAGAATCAAGCGAGAATTCACTGGGATTGATTTAGTCGGTTACCATGACGGTTATTTCAATGATAATGGCATGGTTGCTGCTGATATTGAGGAGAAACAACCTGATATTGTTTTGGTTGCTCTTGGTTCACCTAAGCAAGAATACTTCATCAATAAATATCGAGACCGTTGTACTGCTGTTTGGATTGGTGTCGGTGGAAGTTTTGATGTCTTTTCTGGAACTAAGAAACGTGCACCTGAAATAATCCAAAAGTTGAGCTTAGAATGGTTCTACCGTTTAGTTAAGGAGCCTACACGTATTGGACGTATGTTCGCCATTCCTAAGTATTTGATGTTAATTCAAAAAGAAAAACGTAATAAATAA
- a CDS encoding SprT family protein yields the protein MTDQELTELVKKVSQENFGKPFIHKANFNSRLQTTGGRFHLRDRHIDINPKMYQIYGQDVLVGIIKHELCHYHLYNAGLPSQHRDREFKVLLQQVGGLRFAPSVKQISRHRRIHVYECTKCGTIYRRVRKLDTKRYVCGKCRGKLKFLNDIELSS from the coding sequence ATGACTGATCAAGAATTAACAGAGTTAGTAAAAAAGGTTTCCCAAGAAAATTTTGGGAAACCTTTTATTCATAAAGCAAATTTTAATTCTCGCTTGCAGACGACTGGTGGCCGTTTTCACTTGAGGGATCGACATATCGATATCAATCCGAAAATGTATCAAATATACGGGCAAGACGTTTTAGTCGGGATTATTAAGCATGAACTGTGTCATTATCATTTATATAATGCTGGATTGCCTTCACAACATCGTGATCGAGAGTTTAAAGTACTTCTGCAACAAGTTGGCGGGTTACGATTTGCTCCAAGCGTAAAGCAAATTTCACGTCATCGCAGAATTCATGTATACGAATGTACAAAATGTGGAACTATTTATCGAAGAGTCAGAAAACTTGATACAAAGCGATATGTCTGTGGAAAATGTCGAGGAAAACTCAAATTTCTCAATGATATTGAATTATCTTCTTGA
- a CDS encoding aryl-sulfate sulfotransferase: MLRKKLSVMALLLCSVFLLLSSCSNKEEQDTSSTKLRSTAQIKKNVGSKIVTTRQDVQKKTTEDYQQVVEEGDYSLDDPYVKVDPYGTSPLTALAIFTTAQEAKVSYTVQGKSSDTSITNTVNGDATMTHQVPIVGLYANKNNDVTLNISYEDGTSDSKTIHIKTNKLSKYVKGAKITVSKNDKSQMDIGDNKLTLIDRTTKEPFAIDANGDVRWYTKNYSQHTFEELSNGHILILTKKDINSPAYNDLIETDYLGRVYKEYNFKNKTKSSDSANNGENDETTLIHHDILELPNHDLLATVSDGSEYKEDVMVQISHKTGKVVKVIDLKQLLPNSLYKHFKKGSDGKNDWFHQNSLEYDTNDDSILISGRNQDMILKIDFATNKIIWIYSGKKKSTWPKEYRDKILTPTKGTSITGGQHALTRLSDQDGNPDSEDILLYDNNQNVTNGDKDASGKYSQAVQYHINTKKMTIDETWAYGKRIGKKNFTYIIGNAQRLSNDNTLIDFGFKNDGKESNIIEVDKKGKEVFNVTVENSASKAYAYRAYRMSFYSDEYQFNVLDDSN; encoded by the coding sequence ATGTTGAGGAAAAAACTTTCTGTAATGGCATTACTTTTGTGCTCAGTATTTTTACTACTTTCATCTTGCTCGAATAAGGAGGAACAGGATACAAGTAGTACCAAACTGCGGTCCACAGCCCAAATTAAAAAGAATGTCGGTTCAAAAATAGTTACGACTAGGCAAGATGTTCAAAAGAAGACCACTGAAGATTATCAACAAGTAGTTGAGGAAGGTGATTATTCTCTTGATGATCCGTATGTCAAGGTCGATCCCTATGGAACCTCTCCCTTAACCGCATTGGCTATTTTTACAACAGCTCAAGAAGCCAAAGTATCATACACGGTTCAAGGAAAATCATCGGATACTAGTATTACTAATACTGTAAATGGTGATGCGACGATGACCCATCAAGTCCCAATTGTTGGACTCTATGCAAATAAGAATAATGATGTGACGTTGAATATTAGTTATGAAGATGGAACTTCTGATTCAAAAACGATTCACATTAAAACTAATAAGCTTTCTAAATACGTTAAGGGGGCAAAGATTACAGTTTCTAAAAATGATAAATCTCAAATGGATATTGGCGATAATAAATTGACCTTAATTGATCGAACGACGAAAGAGCCCTTCGCAATTGATGCCAATGGGGATGTTCGCTGGTATACAAAAAATTATTCACAACATACATTTGAAGAATTATCCAACGGGCATATCTTGATTTTAACTAAAAAAGACATTAATTCACCGGCCTATAATGACTTGATTGAGACCGACTATTTAGGTCGGGTTTATAAAGAATATAATTTTAAAAATAAGACTAAATCATCCGATAGTGCTAATAACGGAGAAAACGATGAAACCACGTTAATTCACCATGACATTTTGGAGTTGCCAAATCATGACTTGTTGGCAACTGTTAGTGATGGATCTGAATATAAAGAAGATGTTATGGTTCAGATTTCCCACAAAACCGGTAAGGTTGTTAAAGTTATTGATTTGAAGCAACTATTACCAAATTCACTCTATAAACATTTCAAAAAGGGCAGTGATGGGAAAAATGATTGGTTCCACCAAAATTCGCTTGAATATGACACAAATGATGATTCAATTTTAATTTCAGGTCGCAATCAGGATATGATTTTGAAGATTGATTTCGCGACAAATAAAATTATCTGGATATACAGCGGCAAGAAGAAGTCCACTTGGCCTAAGGAGTATCGTGATAAAATTTTGACTCCAACAAAAGGAACGTCAATTACTGGTGGGCAACACGCTTTGACGCGTTTGAGTGATCAAGATGGTAATCCTGACAGTGAGGATATTCTACTTTATGACAACAATCAAAATGTTACGAATGGTGACAAAGATGCGTCGGGTAAGTATTCACAGGCGGTTCAGTACCACATCAATACGAAAAAAATGACCATTGATGAAACTTGGGCTTATGGTAAAAGGATTGGAAAGAAGAACTTCACGTATATTATCGGCAATGCACAGCGGCTTTCTAACGACAACACCTTGATTGATTTTGGATTCAAAAACGATGGTAAGGAAAGCAATATTATTGAAGTCGATAAGAAGGGTAAGGAAGTTTTCAATGTTACTGTCGAAAACTCAGCTTCTAAAGCTTATGCCTATCGAGCTTATCGCATGAGCTTTTATAGTGATGAATATCAATTCAATGTTTTGGATGATTCAAATTAA
- a CDS encoding SLAP domain-containing protein — MKKSIKYAGFAAATLIAAAPVAAPILNATSMAPNTENTAKASFGTSTQEDAYNTFDSTFKNYNSATQLDFVHGATFALLQSQNRLPYSAEMVNGILRPLHPQYQSSLNDLSVVALLNQIVFVVVPADGQTTSEWQTAMRAAGQHGGQVNYRIVGLAMSDVADHALWSNQQLVKYFEPVKLNGKALDKTVYAKTSVTQQEVHAMNINFETPVDGYVGQSKSDFSTTGKYPITIQDNLGNKVDPQDVTSTFFNGLDLATIINGTTLPKAGKVVQKMTVKFNRNEYNALFNDLDQITINGEEYSGGLLSKVWDKVNNSVTLTRQIDVTLDNYTDKDIKGVVTTPIVNMGDSSIVTHMYDGKGNRISGRALAQGTDWYTDTKRLNNNTGEVMYRVSTNEWVKAADISYADKDTDTDTGDTAGLTDITNLPANSTVTLDGPAGFVYSLYGSDGKTASRGLAGDSAWLADKQAKDSNGNVYYRVSTNEWIMQGTGVTLK; from the coding sequence ATGAAAAAATCTATAAAATACGCTGGATTTGCTGCCGCAACCCTAATAGCTGCCGCACCAGTTGCAGCACCTATTTTAAATGCTACATCAATGGCACCAAATACTGAAAACACAGCAAAGGCATCATTTGGTACATCAACACAGGAGGATGCATACAACACCTTCGATTCAACATTTAAAAACTACAACAGTGCAACACAACTTGATTTCGTACATGGTGCAACATTCGCACTATTACAATCACAAAATCGACTACCATATTCAGCAGAAATGGTAAATGGTATCTTAAGACCACTACATCCACAATATCAATCATCACTTAACGACTTGAGTGTTGTAGCATTACTAAATCAAATCGTTTTCGTAGTAGTTCCAGCTGATGGACAAACAACATCAGAATGGCAAACAGCTATGAGAGCAGCCGGACAACACGGTGGACAAGTTAACTATCGTATCGTTGGATTGGCAATGTCAGACGTTGCGGACCATGCATTATGGTCAAACCAGCAATTAGTTAAATACTTCGAACCAGTTAAATTGAATGGTAAAGCATTAGATAAGACAGTTTATGCCAAGACTTCAGTAACACAACAAGAAGTTCACGCAATGAACATCAACTTTGAAACACCAGTAGACGGCTATGTAGGGCAATCTAAATCAGATTTCAGCACAACAGGCAAATATCCTATAACTATTCAAGATAATTTAGGAAACAAAGTTGACCCGCAAGACGTAACATCAACATTCTTTAACGGTTTAGACTTAGCAACGATTATTAACGGAACAACACTTCCAAAAGCTGGAAAAGTTGTTCAAAAGATGACAGTTAAGTTCAACCGTAACGAATACAACGCACTGTTCAACGACTTAGATCAAATTACGATCAACGGCGAAGAATACAGTGGCGGACTCCTATCAAAAGTTTGGGACAAAGTAAACAACTCCGTAACATTGACACGTCAAATCGATGTAACGCTAGACAATTACACAGATAAAGACATCAAGGGAGTAGTTACAACACCAATAGTAAACATGGGTGACAGCTCAATCGTGACACACATGTATGACGGCAAAGGAAACAGAATTTCAGGCCGTGCCTTAGCACAAGGTACAGACTGGTATACAGATACAAAACGCCTAAACAACAACACAGGTGAAGTAATGTACCGTGTATCAACAAATGAATGGGTAAAAGCGGCTGACATCTCATACGCCGACAAAGACACAGATACAGACACAGGCGACACAGCAGGTTTAACAGACATCACAAACCTACCAGCAAATTCAACAGTAACATTAGATGGACCAGCAGGATTCGTATACTCACTATATGGATCAGACGGTAAGACTGCTTCAAGAGGCCTAGCAGGTGACTCAGCTTGGTTAGCAGATAAACAAGCAAAAGACTCAAATGGAAACGTATATTACAGAGTTTCTACTAATGAGTGGATTATGCAAGGAACAGGAGTGACATTGAAATAG
- a CDS encoding aminotransferase class I/II-fold pyridoxal phosphate-dependent enzyme — protein MKNPVELMNPEVVAIKQQEIFKFNALAKANSGVVNMTVGEPNFPTPDHIKLAAIRAIMNDDTKYTVPEGDHDLLRAASNYLHEKYGLNYDPESEMITTLGVTEGVFSTLNALLDEGDEVLIPAPCYTIYGPDTNFDHSKPVYLDTSKTEFKVMPEQLDELLSTHPRIKVFLFNYPNNPTGVTYNKQELENLAAVLSKYDVFVISDEIYSELTYNSKHYSFAKILPKQTILLNGVSKSHAMTGWRIGIACAPKEIISQINKIHELATTAVSTISQAAATEAYTNGFDDPMKMRDEYKQRRDVLLSGLEKLDFYCPIPDGAFYLFAKIPEGLNQDDVTFAKDLLKKEGLAILPGSFFGEGGSGHLRLSYAASMESIQNALVKLRDYVTNYASSKEQI, from the coding sequence ATGAAAAATCCAGTTGAATTAATGAACCCCGAAGTCGTTGCAATCAAGCAACAAGAAATTTTTAAATTCAATGCGTTAGCTAAAGCAAATTCAGGCGTAGTCAATATGACCGTTGGTGAACCAAACTTCCCAACACCTGACCATATTAAATTGGCCGCAATTCGTGCAATCATGAACGACGACACAAAATATACAGTTCCTGAAGGAGATCACGATTTACTTCGTGCAGCCTCAAATTATTTGCATGAAAAATACGGATTGAATTACGACCCAGAGTCCGAAATGATTACCACACTGGGTGTTACTGAGGGTGTGTTCTCAACATTAAATGCTCTTTTGGATGAAGGTGATGAGGTATTAATTCCTGCACCTTGCTATACAATTTATGGACCAGATACGAATTTTGACCATTCAAAACCAGTTTATTTGGACACTTCCAAGACAGAATTTAAAGTGATGCCAGAACAATTAGATGAGCTTCTAAGTACTCATCCAAGAATCAAGGTGTTTCTATTCAACTATCCAAATAATCCAACAGGCGTCACATATAACAAGCAAGAGCTAGAAAATCTTGCTGCAGTCCTTTCAAAATATGATGTCTTTGTAATTAGTGACGAAATTTATAGTGAGTTAACTTATAATTCAAAACACTATTCATTCGCTAAAATTTTGCCAAAACAAACAATTTTATTGAATGGCGTTTCTAAGTCACATGCCATGACCGGTTGGAGAATTGGGATTGCTTGCGCACCAAAAGAAATCATTAGTCAAATCAATAAAATTCATGAGTTGGCAACAACTGCTGTTTCAACAATTTCTCAAGCAGCAGCAACTGAAGCTTATACAAATGGATTCGATGATCCAATGAAAATGCGTGACGAATATAAACAACGACGTGACGTTTTGTTGTCTGGACTAGAAAAATTAGATTTCTATTGTCCAATTCCAGATGGAGCATTTTACTTATTTGCAAAAATTCCCGAAGGATTAAATCAAGATGATGTCACATTTGCTAAGGATTTATTGAAGAAAGAAGGCTTAGCAATCTTGCCAGGAAGTTTCTTCGGTGAAGGCGGATCCGGTCACCTACGACTGAGTTATGCCGCAAGTATGGAAAGTATCCAAAACGCTTTGGTAAAATTAAGGGATTATGTAACAAACTACGCAAGTAGCAAGGAACAAATTTAA
- a CDS encoding nicotinate phosphoribosyltransferase, translating to MTQNLNRDLTLHTDYYELNMMYTYWKKGIHNRRSVFECYFRKLPFDNGYAIFAGLEHAVDYLKTLSFSDDDIDYLREYGEFDEEFLRWLKDLTFSCTIRSAKEGDLVFNEEPIFQVEGPLAQATLIETAILNIINFQTLIATKAARIKTVCGDNPVLEFGSRRAQEVDAAIWGSRASYIGGFDATSNVLAGKMFGIPISGTHAHALVQAYQNEYLAFKAYAETHKNCVFLVDTYDTLKSGVPSAIRVAKEFGDKINFQGVRIDSGDMAYISKRVREQLDEAGFTDAKIYASNDLDEKTVLNLKMQDAKIDVWGIGTKNITAFDQPALGAVYKLVSIEDEKGNMLDTLKLSSNAAKISTPGKKQVWRITNKDKNDKSEGDYVSLFNEDPRQHNSLYMFHPQYTYINKTVENFDAKPLLQDIYKDGKLVYDFPSVQEIHQYCADNLDSLWDEYKRLLNPQIYPVDLSSKLYSHRMKYIEKVRNDVNNIKVGD from the coding sequence ATGACTCAAAATTTGAATCGTGATCTTACTTTACATACAGATTATTACGAATTAAATATGATGTATACATATTGGAAGAAGGGAATTCACAATCGTCGTTCCGTTTTTGAATGCTACTTTAGAAAGTTGCCATTTGATAATGGATACGCAATTTTTGCAGGTCTAGAACATGCTGTTGATTATCTAAAAACTTTGTCATTCTCAGATGATGACATTGATTACTTGAGAGAGTACGGAGAATTCGATGAAGAATTCTTACGCTGGTTAAAGGATTTAACTTTTAGTTGTACAATTCGTTCAGCTAAAGAAGGAGATTTGGTTTTCAACGAAGAACCAATTTTCCAAGTTGAAGGTCCTTTGGCACAAGCAACTCTTATTGAAACAGCAATTTTAAACATCATTAATTTTCAAACTTTGATTGCTACTAAAGCAGCACGTATTAAGACTGTCTGTGGTGACAATCCCGTCTTAGAATTTGGTTCAAGACGTGCTCAAGAAGTTGATGCTGCCATTTGGGGTAGTCGTGCTTCTTACATCGGTGGTTTTGATGCCACAAGTAACGTTCTTGCCGGAAAAATGTTTGGCATTCCTATTTCGGGAACACATGCACATGCATTAGTTCAAGCTTACCAAAATGAATATTTAGCATTTAAAGCCTATGCTGAAACACACAAAAATTGTGTCTTTTTAGTTGATACATATGACACATTAAAGAGTGGTGTTCCTAGTGCTATTCGTGTTGCCAAAGAATTTGGCGACAAAATTAATTTCCAAGGTGTCAGAATTGATTCTGGTGATATGGCTTATATTTCTAAGCGAGTCCGTGAGCAATTGGATGAAGCTGGATTTACTGACGCTAAGATTTATGCATCAAATGATTTAGACGAAAAAACTGTTTTAAACTTAAAGATGCAAGATGCCAAGATTGATGTCTGGGGAATCGGAACTAAGAATATTACTGCTTTCGATCAGCCAGCACTTGGTGCAGTTTACAAGTTAGTAAGTATTGAAGATGAAAAAGGTAACATGCTTGATACTTTGAAGTTGTCTAGTAATGCTGCCAAAATTTCAACTCCAGGCAAAAAACAAGTTTGGAGGATTACTAATAAAGACAAGAACGATAAGTCTGAGGGAGATTACGTTTCACTATTTAACGAAGATCCTCGTCAACACAATTCACTCTACATGTTCCATCCACAATACACTTACATCAATAAGACTGTTGAAAACTTTGATGCAAAACCATTGCTTCAAGATATCTACAAAGATGGTAAATTAGTTTACGATTTTCCATCAGTTCAAGAAATTCATCAGTATTGTGCAGATAATTTGGATTCATTATGGGATGAATACAAACGTCTCTTGAACCCACAAATTTATCCAGTAGATCTATCTTCAAAACTTTACAGCCACCGTATGAAATATATTGAAAAAGTACGTAACGACGTAAACAATATTAAAGTTGGTGATTAG
- the nadE gene encoding ammonia-dependent NAD(+) synthetase, translating into MRPLQKEIIEFEKTLPEIDAEKEIRRSVDFLKNYLLKNKGLKTLVLGISGGQDSTLAGKLSEIAMTELRQETGDNEYQFVAVRLPYGEQADESDAMQAIEWMEADQVVRVNIKKSVDEMVNALEANGVGISDFNKGNIKARTRMIAQYGVAGENAGVVVGTDHAAENITGFYTKFGDGAADVTPLFRLDKRQGKKLLKKLNAPTNLYEKTPTADLEEDRPSLPDEKALGVTYTNIDDYLEGKDVPEEAAEKIEAWYKKTAHKRRSPYTVFD; encoded by the coding sequence ATGCGACCATTACAAAAGGAAATTATTGAATTCGAAAAAACACTACCAGAAATTGATGCTGAAAAAGAAATCCGCCGTTCAGTAGATTTTTTAAAAAATTATCTACTCAAGAATAAAGGACTTAAGACCTTAGTATTAGGTATTTCTGGTGGACAAGACTCCACTTTAGCCGGAAAGTTATCTGAAATTGCTATGACTGAGCTTCGCCAAGAAACAGGTGACAATGAATATCAATTCGTCGCCGTTCGTCTACCATATGGTGAACAAGCAGATGAATCAGACGCCATGCAAGCAATTGAATGGATGGAAGCCGACCAAGTAGTCCGCGTAAACATCAAAAAAAGCGTTGACGAAATGGTCAACGCTTTGGAAGCCAACGGAGTAGGAATTTCTGACTTCAACAAAGGCAATATCAAAGCACGTACCAGAATGATTGCTCAATACGGAGTAGCCGGCGAAAACGCCGGTGTCGTTGTAGGAACAGATCATGCAGCTGAAAACATAACCGGTTTTTACACCAAATTTGGTGACGGAGCAGCAGACGTAACGCCACTATTCAGATTAGACAAGCGCCAAGGTAAGAAATTACTAAAGAAATTAAACGCACCAACCAATTTATACGAAAAAACACCTACCGCTGACTTGGAAGAAGACCGTCCAAGCTTACCTGATGAGAAAGCCCTAGGCGTAACATACACAAACATCGATGATTATCTAGAAGGAAAAGATGTACCAGAAGAAGCAGCAGAGAAAATCGAAGCATGGTACAAGAAAACAGCTCACAAGAGAAGATCACCTTATACAGTATTTGATTAA
- a CDS encoding glycosyltransferase produces the protein MRVLHINAGNEDGGARTYIINLMKGQESTDVDATLMTFEEGPVARMARDNGLHVVVMPQKRQIDLSILTPLVTYINDHHIDVVHTHGPRANFIMSLVKNRIKATWVTTVHSDPRIDFSGLKGKIFLKLNVRALKQADYIFYMNPDLVAYFNSLHISKNKTDEVFNAIDFKQAIPEPQRQKHFSLLMIARLVEVKNHAMTLQALSKLDFDFKMIFVGDGPLMGELKQQTHQLGLDKKVQFVGFHENTGDYYDECDVSMLTSNSESLPTVYLESALHGRPVIATNVGATSKVINDKTGWLIQPGSVSELAEALNDAHKEWENDNLDSKGMELYSETKSSYSIEKLAEAVKLGYKAALHA, from the coding sequence ATGCGGGTCTTACATATAAATGCAGGTAACGAGGATGGTGGCGCAAGAACTTACATCATTAATCTGATGAAAGGCCAAGAATCCACTGATGTCGATGCCACTTTAATGACATTCGAAGAAGGTCCAGTTGCGAGAATGGCTCGTGATAATGGGCTTCACGTAGTTGTTATGCCACAAAAACGTCAAATTGATTTATCGATTTTGACACCATTAGTTACTTACATAAATGATCATCATATAGACGTGGTTCATACACATGGACCTCGTGCCAATTTTATTATGTCTTTAGTAAAAAATCGTATCAAGGCAACTTGGGTGACGACTGTTCACTCTGATCCTCGAATCGATTTTTCAGGACTAAAGGGAAAAATCTTTTTGAAGTTAAACGTCAGAGCATTGAAACAAGCTGATTATATTTTTTACATGAATCCAGATTTGGTTGCTTATTTCAATTCATTGCACATTTCAAAAAACAAAACCGATGAAGTATTCAACGCCATTGATTTTAAGCAAGCAATTCCAGAACCTCAGCGTCAAAAACACTTTAGCTTGTTAATGATTGCTCGACTAGTCGAAGTAAAGAATCATGCGATGACGCTTCAAGCCTTATCAAAATTAGACTTTGACTTCAAAATGATTTTTGTCGGGGATGGGCCATTGATGGGTGAGCTCAAGCAACAGACTCATCAATTAGGCTTAGATAAAAAAGTTCAGTTCGTCGGTTTCCACGAGAATACCGGAGATTATTACGATGAATGTGACGTATCAATGCTTACTTCTAACTCTGAAAGTTTGCCAACGGTATACTTGGAATCAGCACTTCATGGCCGTCCAGTTATCGCCACAAATGTTGGTGCAACTAGCAAGGTTATTAATGATAAAACTGGCTGGTTAATTCAACCTGGTAGCGTCTCCGAATTAGCAGAAGCATTGAATGACGCCCATAAAGAATGGGAAAATGATAATTTAGACTCAAAAGGTATGGAACTCTATTCAGAAACCAAGAGTAGCTATTCAATTGAAAAATTAGCCGAAGCAGTAAAACTAGGCTACAAAGCTGCCCTGCACGCATAG